A region from the Enterobacter roggenkampii genome encodes:
- a CDS encoding CS1 type fimbrial major subunit — protein sequence MRKYFKPLMIVAAMTTSVSALAIQKDITVNASVDSQLDMTQADNTPLPASIDMQYLPGRGLESYRLNTKVWSNSATSNVKVRLVSAAKLANADGAETIPMTVKLGDKTLSTADVEYTGTELFPGSIENGSAVLPLTISQTTKGILKTGQYSGVVSLMLTQATTTEGGA from the coding sequence ATGCGTAAGTACTTTAAACCTCTGATGATTGTTGCCGCGATGACCACGTCCGTTAGCGCGCTGGCGATTCAAAAAGATATTACCGTCAACGCCAGCGTTGATTCACAGCTGGATATGACTCAGGCCGATAACACGCCGCTGCCGGCAAGCATCGATATGCAGTACCTGCCTGGCCGCGGTCTGGAAAGCTACCGTCTGAATACCAAGGTGTGGTCTAACTCCGCCACCAGCAACGTGAAAGTCCGTCTGGTGAGCGCCGCGAAGCTGGCGAATGCCGACGGTGCTGAAACCATCCCTATGACGGTGAAGCTGGGCGATAAAACCCTCTCTACCGCAGATGTTGAATACACCGGTACCGAACTGTTCCCGGGGAGCATTGAAAACGGTTCTGCGGTACTGCCGCTGACCATTTCCCAGACCACCAAAGGCATTCTGAAAACCGGTCAGTACAGCGGCGTTGTCAGCCTGATGCTGACGCAGGCGACGACCACGGAAGGCGGTGCGTAA
- a CDS encoding fimbrial protein: MKQKNSVNKTTAFYIAALSLPFFSEMALANMSVYPMELNVDKSGAAQIKVASKTDDIQFIRVRQKKILNPGTPLEKEIDVASWKEGGVVVTPEKFALAAGAMRVVRLVSLAPPEKETTWRVYFEGVKQPDSIIPGKAESPAATARLGVNVIWGALIHLAPEKSVVSLTIDPLRGTLKNNGTLRVPLREIGVCDADSSCRWIKEDATIYPDTERKLKTLTKVQGQKYKFRYFNWLNKSAEEADLPVVQ; this comes from the coding sequence GTGAAACAGAAAAATAGTGTGAATAAGACAACTGCCTTTTATATCGCCGCGCTGTCATTGCCATTTTTCTCAGAAATGGCACTGGCCAATATGAGCGTGTATCCCATGGAACTTAACGTGGATAAGTCCGGTGCGGCGCAAATTAAGGTGGCGTCAAAAACGGATGATATTCAGTTCATTCGGGTGAGGCAAAAGAAAATTCTTAATCCCGGCACGCCCCTGGAAAAAGAGATTGATGTGGCCTCGTGGAAAGAAGGTGGCGTTGTTGTCACACCGGAAAAATTCGCCCTTGCGGCAGGCGCAATGCGCGTGGTTCGCCTGGTATCGCTTGCACCACCGGAAAAAGAGACGACCTGGCGCGTCTATTTTGAAGGCGTAAAGCAGCCTGACAGCATTATTCCGGGCAAGGCAGAAAGCCCTGCGGCGACGGCAAGACTGGGCGTCAATGTGATCTGGGGCGCCCTGATCCATCTCGCACCGGAAAAAAGCGTGGTTTCACTGACGATTGACCCTCTCAGAGGAACGTTAAAAAACAACGGCACGTTGCGCGTGCCGCTCAGGGAGATCGGTGTTTGTGATGCGGATTCATCGTGTAGATGGATTAAAGAAGACGCGACGATTTATCCGGACACCGAACGTAAATTAAAAACGCTCACGAAGGTACAAGGCCAGAAATATAAATTCCGCTACTTCAACTGGCTGAATAAAAGCGCTGAAGAAGCTGATTTACCCGTCGTGCAATAA
- a CDS encoding winged helix-turn-helix domain-containing protein: MFFICNNSLLFDPEAHAISIVGQPESVLTLSAPAVRLLQEFIRHKGRDLSREELITRVWEEFGFTPSGNNLNKAVSELRKSFHALGDSHDYIVTVPRFGFRFDADVIFKPAESVTPEVSQPSVEQPSGYKRLSKKWWLVLAVLTTSVVGFSLFFSRQLEITVPATLKPVKEKIAGCRLWVINDHGRPLVLSKLAELLKKNNVACEREEYNIYYFSARFSLAAADEVFIGACPVSEASLCKTIRYKSGAEE; the protein is encoded by the coding sequence ATGTTTTTTATATGCAATAATTCGTTGTTATTCGATCCTGAAGCACATGCAATAAGTATTGTTGGGCAACCCGAGTCTGTATTAACGCTTTCGGCTCCGGCCGTTCGTCTTTTACAGGAGTTTATTCGTCATAAAGGGCGCGACCTGAGCCGGGAAGAGTTGATCACTCGCGTGTGGGAGGAGTTCGGCTTTACGCCGTCGGGAAATAACCTCAATAAGGCGGTAAGTGAATTACGCAAAAGCTTCCACGCCCTGGGCGACAGCCACGACTATATCGTGACCGTGCCCCGGTTTGGATTCCGCTTTGACGCCGACGTTATTTTTAAGCCCGCAGAGAGCGTCACGCCCGAAGTATCTCAGCCGTCCGTTGAGCAGCCGTCAGGATATAAGCGTTTATCCAAAAAGTGGTGGCTGGTTTTAGCGGTATTAACGACGTCAGTCGTGGGGTTTAGCCTGTTTTTTAGCCGACAGCTTGAGATAACCGTACCCGCAACACTCAAACCCGTTAAGGAAAAAATAGCTGGCTGTCGGCTCTGGGTGATCAACGATCATGGCCGACCGCTGGTGTTATCAAAATTGGCCGAGCTGCTGAAGAAAAATAACGTCGCGTGCGAGCGCGAGGAGTACAACATTTATTATTTCAGCGCCCGCTTTTCGCTTGCCGCCGCCGATGAGGTTTTCATCGGCGCCTGCCCGGTGAGTGAAGCCAGCCTGTGTAAAACTATTCGCTATAAAAGCGGGGCGGAAGAATGA